One Streptomyces lincolnensis genomic region harbors:
- a CDS encoding DUF6227 family protein, whose amino-acid sequence MSVPYETAAYEPPESPESPEEHLARLLGRALNSFELPDETIRRLDCALAHDSSLHSAHHSAGLHRETYRHTWLLADGSALTLWELVHNTAPDSVPQHEVYVDAEELRIATARLPLPPDAPDFELPVAVQLSPVPAPRHAYVPDDSADHARRLLRRAENTDRPDADTAALLATACAHQITQAFGRPCRAGRAGLGYALYEHAFLLRDGEEISLWEVEHTATPDGRHMCEVYVSEDAARDAMERRAAQVS is encoded by the coding sequence TTGAGCGTTCCGTACGAGACGGCAGCGTACGAACCACCCGAGTCGCCCGAGTCTCCGGAGGAGCACCTCGCGCGACTCCTCGGCCGTGCCCTGAACTCCTTCGAGCTGCCCGACGAGACGATACGGCGACTGGACTGCGCGCTGGCTCACGACAGTTCGCTGCACTCCGCGCACCACAGCGCGGGACTGCACCGCGAGACCTACCGGCACACCTGGCTGCTGGCGGACGGCTCGGCGCTCACCCTGTGGGAGCTCGTCCACAACACCGCGCCGGACAGCGTCCCGCAGCACGAGGTGTACGTCGACGCGGAGGAGCTGCGCATCGCCACCGCGCGACTGCCGCTGCCCCCGGACGCGCCGGACTTCGAACTGCCGGTGGCGGTCCAGCTGTCGCCGGTCCCCGCGCCGCGGCACGCCTATGTGCCGGACGACTCGGCGGACCACGCGCGGCGGCTGCTGCGCCGGGCGGAGAACACCGACCGCCCGGACGCGGACACCGCCGCACTGCTGGCCACGGCGTGCGCGCACCAGATCACGCAGGCCTTCGGGCGTCCGTGCCGCGCGGGTCGCGCCGGGCTGGGCTACGCGCTCTACGAGCACGCGTTCCTGCTGCGCGACGGCGAGGAGATCTCCCTCTGGGAGGTCGAGCACACGGCGACGCCGGACGGCCGGCACATGTGCGAGGTGTACGTGAGCGAGGACGCCGCGCGCGACGCGATGGAACGGCGGGCGGCGCAGGTCTCCTGA
- a CDS encoding MFS transporter, translating into MASTVTSRPGYGQLLRTRGAWTFLLPGFAARQPFAMLTVSIVLLVQHTTGSYGAAGAAAAVTGVSMAVFAPFGGRLADRYGQRVVLIPGVVIHAMSGLTLTALALSQAPLWALLVAAVPTGASTPQIGPMVRARWGVKLQGSPLMSTAAAFESVTDELTFVVGPLLATALCTTVDPAAGLVTEASLTLLGGLLFAAQKSTQPSVGLDGHARVERTSALRIPGVRVLIVAFLGIGAVFGGMQVSLAAFSESIGEPGLNGVLYGTFAAGNMLSGLVCGAIAWKAAPKQRLIVGYTALALTASGLWAAHSVLVLAGLGLLVGMCIAPTLITGYTLVDSLVPAGARTEAFTWLTGAVALGQAAAVTIAGQLEDRFGDGTGFLVPMGGTLLALATVLALRSRLAARPHSRTVARGVGHRVPVAVD; encoded by the coding sequence GTGGCATCCACGGTCACCTCCCGCCCGGGATACGGGCAGTTGCTGCGCACGCGCGGCGCCTGGACGTTCCTGCTCCCCGGCTTCGCGGCACGCCAGCCGTTCGCGATGCTCACCGTCTCCATCGTGCTGCTGGTGCAGCACACCACCGGCTCCTACGGCGCCGCGGGCGCCGCCGCGGCCGTCACCGGTGTCTCCATGGCGGTGTTCGCGCCCTTCGGCGGGCGCCTCGCCGACCGCTACGGCCAGCGCGTGGTGCTGATTCCCGGTGTGGTGATCCACGCCATGTCGGGCCTCACCCTGACCGCACTCGCGCTGTCGCAGGCGCCCCTGTGGGCGCTCCTCGTGGCCGCCGTGCCCACCGGCGCCTCCACGCCCCAGATCGGGCCCATGGTGCGCGCCCGCTGGGGCGTCAAGCTCCAGGGCTCGCCCCTGATGTCGACCGCGGCCGCCTTCGAGTCGGTCACGGACGAGCTGACCTTCGTCGTCGGCCCGCTGCTGGCCACCGCCCTGTGCACCACGGTGGACCCGGCCGCCGGCCTGGTGACGGAGGCGTCGCTGACCCTGCTGGGCGGTCTGCTGTTCGCCGCGCAGAAGAGCACGCAGCCGTCCGTCGGCCTCGACGGCCACGCGCGCGTGGAGCGCACCTCCGCCCTGCGCATTCCCGGAGTGCGGGTCCTGATCGTGGCCTTCCTCGGCATCGGCGCGGTCTTCGGCGGCATGCAGGTCTCCCTGGCCGCGTTCTCCGAGTCGATCGGCGAACCCGGTCTGAACGGTGTCCTGTACGGCACCTTCGCGGCCGGCAACATGCTCTCCGGTCTCGTCTGCGGGGCCATCGCCTGGAAGGCCGCCCCGAAGCAGCGCCTGATCGTCGGCTACACCGCCCTCGCCCTGACCGCCTCCGGCCTGTGGGCCGCGCACTCGGTGCTCGTCCTGGCCGGCCTCGGCCTCCTCGTCGGCATGTGCATCGCCCCCACCCTGATCACCGGCTACACCCTGGTCGACAGCCTGGTCCCGGCCGGCGCCCGCACCGAGGCCTTCACCTGGCTGACCGGCGCGGTCGCCCTCGGCCAGGCGGCCGCCGTCACGATCGCCGGACAGCTGGAGGACCGCTTCGGCGACGGCACCGGATTCCTGGTGCCGATGGGCGGCACCCTGCTCGCCCTGGCGACCGTTCTCGCCCTGCGTTCACGGCTCGCGGCGCGGCCCCACAGCCGCACCGTCGCACGTGGCGTGGGTCACCGCGTGCCGGTGGCAGTGGACTGA
- a CDS encoding PTS fructose transporter subunit IIABC → MSDMITADLVDLDLSADTKEAAARALAERMVSLGRVTDLEGFLADVAAREAQMPTGLDGGIGIPHCRSAHVTEPTLAFGRSAAGIDFGAADGPADLIFLIAAPAGADDAHLTILSSLARQLMNAEFTDALRSVGDTAAAAALIRGDETPDADGRTGGSADSAAVSAAASADTAAVSTTEDTPDTGDEVPQAPGGDARPFRIVAVTSCPTGIAHTYMAAESLENAGREAGVELVVETQGSAGFTRLDPAVIEAADGVIFAHDVPVRDKDRFAGKPTVDVGVKAGINRPAELITEVRGRAERGETTAAASGGTPVERAGDPGDNYGTKLRKWLMTGVSYMVPFVAAGGLLIALGFAIGGWEINKAPSVMDHFSWTQIDSWGALFFQIGGVAFGFLIPVLAGYIAYGMADRPGLVPGFVGGMIASNIAAGFLGGLAAGLLAGGVVLAIQRVRIPPVLRGIMPVVVIPLISSVVVGFLMFVVIGKPIAEAQKGMTDWLAGLSGTNAVLLGVLLGLMMCFDLGGPVNKVAYAFATAGIAVQDPSDSAMKVMAAVMAAGMVPPLGMALATTIRKKLFTPAERENGKAAWVLGASFISEGAIPFAAADPLRVIPASMAGGAVTGALTMAFGSTLRAPHGGIWVTLLIGKPVLYLLAIAIGTAVTTGLVILLKGLRKTGPGAPGEADGTAAPTAEAKQPVAA, encoded by the coding sequence ATGAGCGACATGATCACCGCGGACCTGGTCGATCTCGACCTGTCCGCCGATACCAAGGAAGCGGCGGCACGTGCCCTCGCCGAGCGCATGGTGAGCCTGGGCCGGGTGACCGACCTGGAGGGCTTCCTCGCCGACGTCGCCGCCCGCGAGGCGCAGATGCCGACCGGCCTCGACGGCGGCATCGGCATCCCGCACTGCCGCAGCGCCCACGTCACCGAGCCGACGCTCGCCTTCGGGCGCAGCGCCGCCGGTATCGACTTCGGCGCGGCGGACGGCCCCGCCGACCTGATCTTCCTGATCGCCGCGCCCGCCGGCGCCGACGACGCCCATCTGACGATCCTGTCGTCGCTGGCCCGCCAGCTGATGAACGCCGAGTTCACCGACGCGCTGCGCTCGGTGGGCGACACGGCGGCCGCGGCGGCGCTGATCCGCGGGGACGAGACCCCGGACGCGGACGGGCGGACGGGCGGTTCCGCAGACTCCGCTGCGGTGTCGGCGGCGGCCTCCGCCGACACCGCAGCGGTCAGCACCACCGAGGACACCCCGGACACCGGTGATGAGGTCCCGCAGGCCCCCGGAGGCGACGCGCGGCCCTTCCGGATCGTCGCCGTCACCTCCTGCCCGACCGGTATCGCCCACACCTACATGGCGGCCGAGTCCCTGGAGAACGCCGGCCGCGAGGCGGGTGTCGAACTCGTCGTCGAGACGCAGGGCTCGGCCGGATTCACCCGGCTCGACCCGGCCGTCATCGAGGCGGCGGACGGCGTGATCTTCGCGCACGACGTGCCCGTACGCGACAAGGACCGCTTCGCCGGCAAGCCGACCGTCGACGTCGGCGTGAAGGCGGGCATCAACCGGCCCGCCGAACTGATCACCGAGGTGCGCGGCCGGGCCGAGCGCGGCGAGACCACCGCGGCCGCGAGCGGCGGTACGCCGGTCGAGCGGGCCGGCGACCCCGGCGACAACTACGGCACCAAGCTCCGCAAGTGGCTGATGACCGGCGTGAGTTACATGGTCCCGTTCGTCGCCGCGGGCGGTCTGCTGATCGCCCTCGGCTTCGCGATCGGCGGCTGGGAGATCAACAAGGCGCCCTCGGTCATGGACCACTTCTCCTGGACCCAGATCGACAGCTGGGGCGCCCTGTTCTTCCAGATCGGCGGCGTCGCCTTCGGCTTCCTGATCCCGGTCCTCGCCGGATACATCGCCTACGGCATGGCGGACCGGCCCGGTCTCGTCCCCGGCTTCGTCGGCGGCATGATCGCCTCCAACATCGCCGCGGGCTTCCTCGGCGGCCTGGCCGCCGGTCTGCTGGCCGGTGGTGTGGTCCTCGCGATCCAGCGGGTCAGGATCCCGCCGGTGCTGCGCGGCATCATGCCGGTCGTGGTGATCCCGCTGATCTCCTCGGTCGTCGTCGGCTTCCTGATGTTCGTCGTGATCGGCAAGCCCATCGCCGAGGCCCAGAAGGGCATGACGGACTGGCTCGCCGGCCTCTCCGGCACCAACGCCGTCCTGCTGGGCGTCCTGCTCGGCCTGATGATGTGCTTCGACCTGGGCGGTCCGGTCAACAAGGTCGCGTACGCCTTCGCCACGGCCGGTATCGCCGTACAGGACCCGAGCGACTCCGCGATGAAGGTCATGGCCGCCGTGATGGCCGCGGGCATGGTGCCCCCGCTGGGCATGGCGCTCGCGACGACCATCCGCAAGAAGCTGTTCACCCCGGCCGAGCGCGAGAACGGCAAGGCCGCCTGGGTGCTCGGCGCCTCCTTCATCTCCGAGGGCGCGATCCCGTTCGCCGCGGCCGACCCGCTGCGCGTGATCCCCGCCTCCATGGCGGGCGGCGCGGTCACCGGCGCCCTGACCATGGCCTTCGGCTCGACCCTGCGCGCCCCGCACGGCGGCATCTGGGTCACCCTCCTGATCGGCAAGCCGGTCCTGTACCTGCTCGCCATCGCCATCGGTACGGCGGTGACGACCGGCCTGGTGATCCTCCTCAAGGGCCTGCGCAAGACGGGCCCCGGAGCCCCCGGCGAGGCCGACGGCACCGCGGCCCCGACGGCCGAGGCGAAGCAGCCGGTCGCCGCGTAG
- a CDS encoding P1 family peptidase: MTVDALTDVAGVRVGHATRTDGGWLTGTTVVLAPEGGAVAAVDVRGGGPGTKETDALDPRNLVQKVEAIVLTGGSAYGLDAASGVMAWLEERGRGVRVGPDPAHVVPVVPAACVFDLGRGGDFRARPDAATGRAAVEAAAASAPGDRVREGCVGAGTGAAVGLLKGGVGTASAVLASGITVAALAVANAAGSVADPETGVLYGELFQGRVAYPESRVHEAAGRRLAEVAARNAPPPLNTTLAVVATDAELSKAQAQKLAGTSHDGIARAVRPVHLLSDGDTVFALSTGTRALDAQNPLALNEVLAAGADVVTRAIVRAVRAAEPVDGPGGVWPSYRELYGES, encoded by the coding sequence ATGACAGTTGACGCATTGACGGACGTCGCCGGGGTGCGCGTGGGCCACGCGACGCGTACCGATGGTGGTTGGCTCACGGGCACCACGGTGGTCCTCGCGCCGGAGGGCGGGGCCGTCGCCGCCGTGGACGTACGCGGTGGCGGGCCGGGTACCAAGGAGACGGACGCGCTGGACCCGCGCAACCTCGTGCAGAAGGTCGAGGCGATCGTCCTGACGGGCGGCAGCGCCTACGGGCTCGACGCGGCGTCCGGGGTGATGGCCTGGCTGGAGGAGCGGGGGCGCGGGGTGCGGGTCGGGCCGGATCCGGCGCATGTCGTGCCGGTGGTGCCCGCGGCCTGCGTCTTCGATCTGGGGCGCGGCGGCGACTTCCGGGCCCGGCCCGACGCGGCCACCGGCCGGGCCGCGGTGGAGGCCGCCGCCGCGAGCGCCCCCGGCGACCGCGTGCGGGAGGGATGCGTGGGCGCGGGCACGGGAGCCGCGGTCGGGCTGCTGAAGGGCGGGGTCGGCACCGCGAGCGCCGTTCTCGCCTCGGGGATCACGGTCGCGGCGCTCGCGGTGGCCAACGCCGCCGGGTCGGTCGCGGACCCGGAGACGGGTGTGCTGTACGGGGAGTTGTTCCAGGGGCGGGTGGCGTACCCGGAGTCGCGGGTCCACGAGGCCGCGGGCCGGCGCCTGGCCGAGGTGGCGGCGCGGAACGCCCCTCCCCCGCTCAACACCACGCTCGCGGTGGTCGCCACCGACGCGGAGCTGTCGAAGGCGCAGGCGCAGAAGCTGGCCGGCACGTCGCACGACGGCATCGCGCGGGCCGTGCGGCCGGTGCATCTGCTCAGCGACGGGGACACCGTGTTCGCGCTGTCGACGGGCACACGCGCCCTGGACGCCCAGAACCCCCTGGCGCTCAACGAGGTGCTCGCGGCGGGCGCGGACGTCGTGACGCGCGCGATCGTGCGGGCCGTGCGCGCCGCCGAGCCGGTGGACGGGCCGGGTGGAGTGTGGCCGTCGTACAGGGAGTTGTACGGGGAGTCGTAG
- the pfkB gene encoding 1-phosphofructokinase, whose protein sequence is MILTVTPNPSLDRTYEVPSLERGEVIRATGERMDPGGKGVNVSRAVTAAGQRTVAVLPLGGAPGALVADLLDAQGIEVARVPIAGGTRSNIALAESDGVLTKINAPGPELSAAEQELLLETVREQSRDAAWIACCGSLPRGLAPSWYAEVVARAHAGGARIALDTSGRALLEALRERPDVVKPNAEELAEAVGRPLSTVGDAVKAAEELRAMGARAVLASLGADGQLLVDDAGAWFASARVDAVRSNVGAGDSSLAGFLIAGGSGPQALASAVAHGAAAVQLPGSVMPTPQDLDPSAVTVTAEVPVDRVLKEPVS, encoded by the coding sequence ATGATCCTCACCGTCACCCCGAACCCGTCCCTGGACCGCACCTACGAGGTCCCCTCGCTGGAGCGCGGCGAGGTCATCCGCGCCACCGGCGAGCGCATGGACCCCGGCGGCAAGGGCGTGAACGTCTCGCGTGCCGTCACGGCCGCCGGACAGCGCACGGTCGCGGTGCTGCCGCTCGGTGGTGCGCCGGGCGCGCTCGTGGCGGATCTGCTCGACGCGCAGGGCATCGAGGTCGCGCGGGTACCGATCGCCGGCGGCACCCGCTCCAACATCGCGCTCGCCGAGTCGGACGGGGTGCTCACGAAGATCAACGCGCCGGGTCCGGAGCTGTCCGCCGCCGAGCAGGAGCTGTTGCTGGAGACGGTGCGCGAGCAGTCGCGCGACGCCGCCTGGATCGCCTGCTGCGGCAGCCTGCCCCGCGGACTCGCGCCCTCCTGGTACGCCGAGGTGGTCGCCCGGGCGCACGCCGGGGGCGCGCGAATCGCGCTGGACACCTCGGGGCGCGCCCTCCTCGAAGCGCTGCGCGAGCGCCCCGACGTGGTGAAGCCGAACGCCGAGGAACTGGCGGAGGCCGTCGGCCGGCCGCTGTCGACGGTCGGTGACGCGGTCAAGGCGGCCGAGGAACTGCGCGCGATGGGCGCGCGGGCCGTCCTCGCGAGCCTGGGTGCCGACGGACAGCTCCTGGTGGACGACGCGGGCGCCTGGTTCGCGAGCGCGCGCGTGGACGCCGTACGCAGCAATGTGGGAGCGGGTGACTCCTCGCTCGCCGGTTTCCTGATCGCCGGCGGCAGCGGCCCGCAGGCCCTCGCCTCGGCGGTCGCCCATGGCGCGGCGGCCGTACAACTGCCCGGCAGCGTGATGCCGACGCCACAGGACCTGGACCCTTCGGCCGTGACCGTGACGGCCGAGGTGCCCGTGGACCGCGTACTGAAGGAGCCGGTGTCATGA
- a CDS encoding potassium/proton antiporter, protein MRMGQGRERPLTVHHLNQLLLVCSLVLLVAVAAVRISSRSGLPSLLVYLGIGVAMGQDGIGDIHFDNAELTQVIGYAALVVILAEGGLSTKWKEIKPALPAATTLALAGVAVSVGVTATAAHYLIGLEWRQALIIGAVVSSTDAAAVFSVLRRIPLPARVTGTLEAESGFNDAPVVILVVSFSTAGPAEHWYVLIGVIALELAIGAALGLAVGLLGAWGLRHVALPASGLYPIAVMAIAVMAYAAGALAHGSGFLAVYLASMMLGNAKLPHWPATRGFAEGLGWIAQIGMFVLLGLLVTPHELGDDVWPALVIGLVLTMVARPLSVVVCLRPFRVPWQEQTLMSWAGLRGAVPIILATIPMVEGVEASRRIFNIVFVLVVVYTLIQGPTLPWLARKLRLGEESEAADLGIESAPLERLRGHLLSVAIPKGSKMHGVEIHELRLPAGAAVTLVVRDGTSFVPLPTTVLRRGDELLVVATDPVRDAAERRLRAVGHGGKLAGWLGTNGADGTDSGR, encoded by the coding sequence ATGCGGATGGGCCAGGGAAGGGAACGGCCGCTGACTGTCCACCACCTCAACCAGCTCCTGCTCGTCTGCTCGCTCGTCCTCCTCGTCGCTGTCGCAGCGGTCCGGATCTCCTCGCGCAGCGGGCTCCCCAGCCTGCTCGTGTACCTGGGGATCGGCGTCGCCATGGGCCAGGACGGCATCGGCGACATCCACTTCGACAACGCCGAACTCACCCAGGTCATCGGATACGCGGCCCTCGTCGTGATCCTGGCCGAGGGCGGTCTCAGCACGAAGTGGAAGGAGATCAAACCGGCCCTGCCCGCCGCCACCACGCTGGCGCTGGCCGGGGTCGCGGTGAGCGTCGGGGTCACGGCGACGGCCGCGCACTACCTGATCGGGCTGGAGTGGCGCCAGGCGCTCATCATCGGGGCGGTCGTGTCCTCCACGGACGCGGCGGCGGTCTTCTCCGTGCTGCGCCGGATCCCCCTGCCCGCGCGCGTGACGGGCACCCTGGAGGCCGAGTCCGGCTTCAACGACGCCCCCGTGGTCATCCTGGTGGTCTCCTTCTCCACGGCGGGCCCGGCCGAGCACTGGTACGTGCTCATCGGCGTGATAGCGCTGGAACTGGCCATCGGCGCCGCCCTCGGCCTCGCCGTGGGCCTGCTGGGCGCCTGGGGCCTGCGGCACGTGGCCCTGCCCGCCTCCGGCCTCTACCCCATCGCCGTCATGGCGATCGCCGTCATGGCGTACGCGGCGGGCGCACTGGCGCACGGCAGCGGCTTCCTCGCGGTCTATCTCGCCTCGATGATGTTGGGCAACGCCAAGCTGCCGCACTGGCCGGCCACCCGCGGCTTCGCCGAAGGGCTCGGCTGGATCGCCCAGATCGGCATGTTCGTCCTGCTCGGCCTGCTGGTCACCCCGCACGAACTCGGCGACGACGTGTGGCCTGCGCTCGTCATCGGGCTGGTGCTGACCATGGTCGCCCGCCCACTGAGCGTCGTGGTGTGCCTGCGGCCGTTCCGGGTGCCCTGGCAGGAACAGACCCTGATGTCCTGGGCCGGACTGCGCGGCGCGGTGCCCATCATCCTGGCCACCATCCCGATGGTGGAGGGCGTCGAGGCCAGCCGCCGGATCTTCAACATCGTCTTCGTCCTGGTCGTCGTCTACACCCTGATCCAGGGGCCGACCCTGCCCTGGCTCGCCCGCAAGCTGCGCCTGGGCGAGGAATCCGAGGCCGCCGACCTGGGCATCGAGTCGGCACCCCTGGAGCGGCTGCGCGGGCACCTGCTGTCCGTCGCGATCCCCAAGGGATCGAAGATGCACGGCGTCGAGATCCACGAGCTGCGGCTGCCGGCAGGGGCCGCGGTCACCCTGGTCGTCCGGGACGGGACCTCGTTCGTCCCGCTGCCGACGACGGTGCTGCGGCGCGGCGACGAGCTCCTCGTCGTCGCCACGGACCCCGTCCGCGACGCCGCCGAACGACGGCTACGGGCCGTCGGCCACGGCGGCAAGCTGGCCGGATGGCTGGGAACGAACGGCGCGGACGGCACGGACAGCGGTCGTTAA
- a CDS encoding FmdB family zinc ribbon protein, with product MPTYQYQCTECGEGLEAVQKFTDDALTECPSCDGRLKKVFSAVGIVFKGSGFYRNDSRGSSSSSAPASSAPAKSSTSSSSSESKSSSSDSKSSSTSSGSSSSSAA from the coding sequence GTGCCGACCTACCAGTACCAGTGCACCGAGTGCGGCGAGGGCCTCGAGGCGGTGCAGAAGTTCACCGACGACGCTCTGACCGAGTGCCCCAGCTGCGACGGCCGCCTCAAGAAGGTGTTCTCCGCCGTCGGCATCGTCTTCAAGGGCTCCGGCTTCTACCGGAACGACAGCCGAGGCTCCTCGTCGAGCAGCGCCCCGGCATCGTCGGCCCCCGCGAAGTCGTCGACGTCCTCTTCGTCCTCGGAGTCGAAGTCGTCCTCGTCGGACTCGAAGTCGTCGAGCACGTCGAGCGGCTCCTCCAGCAGCTCCGCGGCGTAA
- a CDS encoding S-methyl-5'-thioadenosine phosphorylase, translated as MANAEIGVIGGSGFYSFLDDVTEIQVDTPYGPPSDSLFLGEIAGRRVAFLPRHGRGHHLPPHRINYRANLWALRSVGARQVLGPCAVGGLRPEYGPGTLLVPDQLVDRTKSRAGTYFDGLPLPDGTAPNVVHVSLADPYCPTGRAAALKAARGQDWEAVDGGTLVVIEGPRFSTRAESVWHQAQGWSVVGMTGHPEAALARELELCYTSLTLVTDLDAGAETGEGVSHDEVLRVFAANVDRLRGVLFDAVAALPSTGERDCLCVNALGGMDPGIVLP; from the coding sequence ATGGCGAACGCAGAGATCGGCGTAATCGGGGGCTCCGGCTTCTACTCGTTCCTCGACGACGTGACCGAGATCCAGGTGGACACCCCCTACGGGCCGCCCAGCGACTCCCTCTTCCTCGGCGAGATCGCCGGCCGGCGGGTCGCCTTCCTGCCCCGGCACGGACGCGGCCACCATCTGCCGCCGCATCGCATCAACTACCGGGCCAACCTGTGGGCGCTGCGGTCGGTCGGCGCGCGTCAGGTCCTCGGTCCGTGCGCGGTCGGCGGGCTGCGCCCCGAGTACGGGCCGGGCACGCTGCTCGTGCCGGACCAGCTGGTCGACCGTACGAAGTCGCGGGCGGGCACGTACTTCGACGGGCTGCCGCTGCCGGACGGGACGGCGCCGAACGTGGTGCACGTGTCCCTGGCCGACCCCTACTGCCCGACCGGCCGGGCGGCCGCGCTGAAGGCGGCGCGCGGGCAGGACTGGGAAGCGGTGGACGGCGGCACGCTCGTCGTGATCGAGGGACCGCGCTTCTCGACGCGCGCCGAATCGGTCTGGCACCAGGCGCAGGGCTGGTCCGTGGTGGGCATGACCGGGCACCCCGAGGCGGCGCTCGCCCGTGAACTGGAGCTCTGCTACACCTCGTTGACCCTGGTCACCGACCTCGACGCCGGCGCGGAGACCGGCGAGGGCGTCTCCCACGACGAGGTGCTGCGGGTCTTCGCGGCGAACGTGGACCGGCTGCGGGGCGTGCTCTTCGACGCCGTGGCCGCACTGCCCTCGACCGGGGAGCGGGACTGCCTGTGCGTGAACGCGCTGGGCGGGATGGATCCGGGGATCGTGCTGCCGTAG
- the mscL gene encoding large conductance mechanosensitive channel protein MscL, with translation MSEKKPGVWEGFKAFLTRGNVVDLAVAVVIGAAFTNIVNSVVKGLINPLVGAIGTQNLDSYSSCLKEPCRKAADGTVTDGVLIMWGSVLGATLSFLITAAVVYFLMVLPMSKYLARVEARRKAKEGAHEVIEVSELEVLKEIRDALVAQQRGSGHDER, from the coding sequence ATGAGCGAGAAGAAGCCGGGCGTCTGGGAGGGCTTCAAAGCCTTCCTGACCCGCGGGAACGTCGTCGATCTGGCCGTCGCGGTGGTCATCGGCGCCGCCTTCACCAACATCGTCAACTCGGTGGTGAAGGGCCTCATCAACCCGCTGGTCGGAGCGATCGGCACCCAGAACCTCGACAGCTACAGCAGCTGTCTGAAGGAGCCGTGCCGCAAAGCCGCGGACGGCACGGTGACGGACGGCGTCCTGATCATGTGGGGGTCCGTCCTCGGCGCGACGCTCAGCTTCCTGATCACCGCGGCCGTCGTCTACTTCCTCATGGTCCTGCCGATGTCGAAGTACCTGGCCCGGGTGGAGGCCCGCCGGAAGGCGAAGGAGGGCGCGCACGAGGTCATCGAGGTGAGCGAGCTGGAGGTGCTCAAGGAGATCCGCGACGCGCTGGTCGCGCAGCAGCGGGGCTCGGGGCACGACGAGCGCTAG
- a CDS encoding L,D-transpeptidase has translation MTTPDTTARRAIGACAVLMVGALTLTACSGSGSGKSDGKGGKESPKTSAAKIVISARNGSAGASINSTGVKVTDGDLTAVKMTVAATGAAVPGAISADGGTWKPKEQLERGTKYEISATAKDTDGKTAASESTFTTVSKANSFIGTYTPDGDTTVGVGMPVSFTFDKGISDKKAVQSHITVSSSSGQKVAGHWFGSQRLDFRPEQYWKAGSKVTMKIDLDGVQGASGVYGVQKKTVTFTVGRSQVSTVDVGTQTMTVVRDGKTVRSVPISAGSPEHTTYNGQMVISEKYKKIRMDSRTVGLENAYNISDVPDAMRLTQSGTFIHGNYWYNKGNPPFGRTGTSHGCVGLQDVRGGQASMPATWFYDNSLLGDVVIVKNSPDKTVSPDNGLNGWNMPWTQWVAGSAV, from the coding sequence GTGACAACGCCGGACACAACAGCACGGCGCGCAATCGGGGCCTGTGCCGTCCTGATGGTCGGCGCCCTCACCCTCACCGCGTGCAGCGGCAGCGGAAGCGGCAAGAGCGACGGCAAGGGCGGCAAGGAGTCCCCCAAGACGTCGGCCGCGAAGATCGTCATCTCGGCGCGGAACGGCTCGGCCGGTGCGTCGATCAACTCGACCGGGGTGAAGGTCACGGACGGCGACCTGACCGCCGTGAAGATGACGGTGGCGGCGACGGGTGCCGCCGTACCGGGCGCGATATCGGCGGACGGCGGGACCTGGAAGCCGAAGGAGCAGCTGGAGCGCGGGACGAAGTACGAGATATCGGCGACCGCGAAGGACACGGACGGCAAGACCGCCGCCTCCGAGTCGACCTTCACGACCGTCAGCAAGGCCAACAGCTTCATCGGCACCTACACGCCGGACGGCGACACCACGGTCGGGGTCGGGATGCCGGTGTCCTTCACCTTCGACAAGGGCATCAGCGACAAGAAGGCCGTGCAGTCGCACATCACGGTGTCGTCGAGCAGCGGGCAGAAGGTGGCCGGGCACTGGTTCGGCTCGCAGCGGCTGGACTTCCGGCCCGAGCAGTACTGGAAGGCCGGCTCCAAGGTCACGATGAAGATCGACCTGGACGGGGTCCAGGGCGCGAGCGGTGTCTACGGCGTGCAGAAGAAGACGGTCACCTTCACGGTCGGGCGCTCGCAGGTGTCCACGGTGGACGTGGGCACGCAGACCATGACGGTCGTACGGGACGGGAAGACCGTCAGGAGCGTGCCGATCTCGGCGGGCAGCCCGGAGCACACCACGTACAACGGGCAGATGGTGATCTCCGAGAAGTACAAGAAGATCCGCATGGACAGCAGGACGGTCGGTCTGGAGAACGCGTACAACATCTCGGACGTGCCGGACGCGATGCGCCTGACTCAGTCGGGGACCTTCATCCACGGCAACTACTGGTACAACAAGGGCAATCCGCCCTTCGGCCGCACGGGCACCAGCCACGGCTGCGTGGGCTTGCAGGACGTGCGGGGCGGACAGGCGTCGATGCCCGCCACGTGGTTCTACGACAACTCGCTCCTCGGGGACGTCGTGATCGTGAAGAACTCCCCCGACAAGACGGTGTCGCCGGACAACGGCCTCAACGGCTGGAACATGCCGTGGACCCAGTGGGTCGCCGGAAGCGCCGTCTGA